In Paenibacillus durus, the DNA window ACTTATTTATATACTGAATTTTGCCTATGAGTCTTCACGGGTATTACGAGACTTTGGGGAACTCATCGTGCAGACGATCTTAACGGATACGCCGATCCTAGTGGTTATGGCAGGGTTCATCCTCAGTATCGTCTACTGTTTGCGCGGCGGACTGGAAGCACTCGGACGATTAGGAGAAATATTGTTTCCGGTTGCCTTTCTTTCCCTTGTCCTGGGGTGGATTCTTATCTTCGCTTCCCAAATCCATCATTTTGAATATGTAGAACCCGTGTTCTCGAAAGGGTTAAGACCGATATTGAGCGCGGTATTTCCCTTCCTTATCGTATTTCCGTTCGGCCAAACGCTGCTGTTCATGATGTTTACCATCAATTCGAATGACCGCAGCAGCATCAAAAAAGCGGGGATGATTGCGGTTCTTGCATCTGGCATCATACTATCGTTAAATATGCTGGGACTCATTTCCGTATTTGGTCCTACGGTTCTTGAAGAAACGGAATTTCCTCTGTATACCGCTATAGGCATGGTTAGTCTGGGGGATTTTATTATGAATCTGGATGCGCTTGCGATTCTGATGATGGTGCTGGGGGGATTTTTTAAACTAGGGGCTTTTATGTATGGTACCGTACTTGGAACTGCGCAGCTGTTCAAATTGGAATCCTATCACTCCATCCTTATTCCATGGGGCATGATTATTCTGGCGTTGTCCCTTATCATTGCGTCTACTTATAAACAGCATATAAATCTTGGCTGGAGCATATCCATTCCTTATATCTTTTTCCCGCTCTATATCGTAATCCCCATTATACTGTTGATCATTGCCGCTATTCGTAATATGAGGCGCGGATGAGTAATAGACAGGACCCAATAGAGAGATTGATTTCCACAAAAATAACCGGGGCCATCCCATCGTCATCTTGTCGATGATTGCTGGAATAGCCCCGTCTGCTTAGAGACTCAAATTAGTATTCGTCAAAGAAGGATTGGATCACTGCCGGATTCTTGGATTTCGTCAGAGCCAGCATTAGTAGAATGCGGGC includes these proteins:
- a CDS encoding GerAB/ArcD/ProY family transporter; its protein translation is MAQEKISRWQLISIIILFEIGTTVLFGLRMQAKQDEWLAILAAMLGGLGLMWVYTKLSEYYPNRTLVQMIPEIVGKWIGYPLSLIYILNFAYESSRVLRDFGELIVQTILTDTPILVVMAGFILSIVYCLRGGLEALGRLGEILFPVAFLSLVLGWILIFASQIHHFEYVEPVFSKGLRPILSAVFPFLIVFPFGQTLLFMMFTINSNDRSSIKKAGMIAVLASGIILSLNMLGLISVFGPTVLEETEFPLYTAIGMVSLGDFIMNLDALAILMMVLGGFFKLGAFMYGTVLGTAQLFKLESYHSILIPWGMIILALSLIIASTYKQHINLGWSISIPYIFFPLYIVIPIILLIIAAIRNMRRG